ATAAACTTGCAAGCTTTGACAAGTTCATGATTTTAAGCAATTTACGATAGCAGGATTGAGATCTACAACTCGACTTCCTGTGATTCCTCAAAAGACTCAACTATCTCATTAACCCTGGTTTATTGGGCAGATAGGAGAGCGTAATGGGGGAAGTTCGTGCAGAGGTTACATAGACAATGTACATTCTGCACGAACATCCCCCATTTCTTGTCGGAGCTGATCAAACATTTCTTTTTTTTGGCATTTTCCTATTCCTATATATTTTCTTGATAAAGAAAATATATAATTTCAGGAAAATTATTAAGAAAAATATCTGTGTCTGATTAAATTGATGTGGAGATTAGAAAATTGGCAGGCGAGGGTATGACCCTATTACCAAAGGCGTTTGTTGGCGAAGGCTCGCCCTGAACCTGATTTAAGATAGGATTCAAAAGCGGTAGCCTTTGATTTTTCCGAGAAGACTAAATAGGTGACAAGTTTCCAAGGCTTGAATT
This genomic stretch from Thermodesulfobacteriota bacterium harbors:
- a CDS encoding GIY-YIG nuclease family protein, whose translation is MYFVYLIQSIHFPDQKYIGLTSNLNNRIQAHNDGRSPHTSKFKPWKLVTYLVFSEKSKATAFESYLKSGSGRAFANKRLW